From Drosophila nasuta strain 15112-1781.00 chromosome X, ASM2355853v1, whole genome shotgun sequence, one genomic window encodes:
- the LOC132795560 gene encoding NAD-dependent protein deacylase Sirt4, with protein sequence MRLGGVLRCRSVTKLQQYVPQHKPALENDIKRLEDFLLSKPNILVLTGAGISTESGIPDYRSEGVGLYARTNHKPIQHIDFVKSNNVRKRYWARNFVGWPNFSSTQPNATHHALARFERETRIQTVVTQNVDRLHTKAGSKQVTELHGSGYVVKCLKCDYRIDRHEFQSILTSLNPAFKDAPDMIRPDGDVEIPADYIENFIIPSCPSCGGDLKPEIVFFGDSVPRQRLDDIAGMVYNSDGLLVLGSSLLVFSGYRIVLQTKDLKLPVAIVNIGETRADHLADIKISAKCGDVIPKLFDYRNKN encoded by the exons atgcGTTTGGGTGGCGTGCTGCGTTGCCGCAGCGTTACAAAGTTACAACAATATGTGCCACAACACAAACCGGCTCTAGAGAATGATATAAAGCGTCTCGAAGACTTTCTGCTGTCCAAACCAAATATTTTGGTTCTCACAGGCGCGGGCATATCCACAGAATCAG GCATACCCGACTATCGTTCAGAGGGCGTTGGTCTCTATGCGCGTACCAATCACAAACCCATACAGCATATTGATTTCGTTAAATCGAATAATGTACGCAAACGTTATTGGGCTCGCAACTTTGTTGGCTGGCCAAATTTCTCCAGCACCCAACCAAATGCCACACATCATGCGCTGGCACGCTTTGAACGTGAGACACGCATCCAAACCGTGGTCACACAGAACGTGGATCGTTTGCATACGAAAGCGGGCAGCAAACAAGTGACGGAATTGCATGGCAGCGGTTACGTGGTCAAGTGTTTGAAATGCGATTATCGGATCGATCGCCATGAGTTCCAGAGCATACTCACTTCATTGAATCCGGCGTTTAAAGATGCCCCTGACATGATACGACCCGATGGTGATGTGGAAATACCCGCCGATTATATTGAGAACTTTATCATACCCAGTTGTCCGAGTTGTGGTGGCGATCTAAAGCCTGAAATTGTCTTCTTTGGCGACAGTGTGCCGCGTCAGCGTCTGGACGACATTGCTGGCATGGTTTATAATAGCGACGGGTTGCTGGTGCTGGGCTCCAGTCTGCTTGTCTTCTCAGGTTATCGCATTGTTCTGCAGACAAAGGATCTGAAGTTGCCGGTGGCGATTGTCAACATTGGCGAAACGCGTGCGGATCATTTGGCGGACATTAAGATCTCAGCCAAGTGCGGCGATGTGATACCCAAGCTCTTTGACtacagaaataaaaattag